A stretch of the Nicotiana tabacum cultivar K326 chromosome 6, ASM71507v2, whole genome shotgun sequence genome encodes the following:
- the LOC142181913 gene encoding secreted RxLR effector protein 161-like, with protein sequence MQDCRPGVAPVVKGDKLSKDQCSKNEVEMRTMKDVPYASVVGYLMYIQVCTRLDIAFAVNMLGRFSSNPRWAHWVTAKKVMRYLQRTKDFMLVYKKVDDLDLLVYSDSDFAGYQDTMKSTSLYIFILGRGVISWKSEKQSITATSTMESEFIACFETASHAVWMKNFLTKLQIVDFISKPVTIFCDNSASVFFSKNNKRIRGSKHVSLKFLKVRDMVKEGDICIKHISTESMLVDPLTKGLRPVVFNEHAKNMGILESFDVL encoded by the coding sequence ATGCAAGACTGTAGACCTGGTGTTGCACCTGTTGTAAAAGGGGATAAACTTAGTAAAGATCAATGTtcgaaaaatgaagttgaaatgagAACCATGAAAGATGTGCCATATGCAAGTGTTGTTGGTTATTTGATGTACATACAAGTCTGTACAAGGCTTGATATTGCTTTTGCTGTTAACATGTTGGGAAGATTTTCTTCTAATCCTAGGTGGGCACATTGGGTGACtgcaaagaaagtgatgagatatcTACAGCGCACTAAAGACTTCATGCTTGTGTACAAAAAGGTTGATGATCTGGATCTTCTAGTATATTCAGATTCTGATTTTGCAGGTTATCAAGACACTATGAAATCAACTtctttgtatatttttatattgGGTAGAGGTGTTATTTCTTGGAAAAGTGAGAAACAAAGCATCACTGCTAcatctacaatggaatctgagtTTATTGCTTGTTTTGAGACTGCTTCACATGCTGTTTGGATGAAGAATTTTCTTACTAAATTACAAATTGTGGATTTTATATCTAAACCGGTGACTATTTTTTGTGACAACAGTGCATCTGTGTTCTTCTCTaaaaacaacaaaagaataagAGGCTCTAAGCATGTTAGCCTTAAGTTTCTTAAGGTTAGAGACATGGTAAAAGAAGGTGATATATGTATTAAGCATATTAGCACAGAATCTATGTTGGTTGATCCTTTGACTAAAGGTCTCAGGCCTGTAGTGTTTAATGAACATGCTAAAAATATGGGCATTTTAGAGTCTTTTGATGTGCTTTAG